From a region of the Fibrobacter sp. UWB16 genome:
- the ileS gene encoding isoleucine--tRNA ligase — translation MFREVKKEETFPQIEERVLGLWDKDESFKKSLDSRPETEPYTFYDGPPFATGLPHYGHLLAGTIKDIVPRYWTMKGKKVPRGFGWDCHGLPIESLVQNELGLAGVAEIQKLGVDKFNETCRGKVLKYTSEWKKTVRRMGRWVDFDKGYKTMDKNFMESVWWVFKQCFDKGLIYQGYRIQPYSPALATPLSNFETNQGYKDRQDPSLTLIFPLNTDEAKFKDTSILVWTTTPWTLYSNFCIVVGPDMDYNLVEQDGKKYWIAASRTAAYFKNPNIVDTCKGSELVGKDYEPLSRISDAFVTPDQLSRHYKIYPADYVSTEDGTGAVHTAPSFGEEDFQKGAELDLGLFDPLDTEGKFTDKVPMWKGLGAKEADKEIIRFFKEQGRVFKQDVIVHSYPHCWRTGVPLIYRALKTWFLKIDAPVTSKDGVTKTLKEWMVENNQTVNWVPDHIKNGRFGKWLEGARDWNLSRNRFWGTPIPVWLSDDGDMIAVGSIEELQQLTGVKLDDLHKHFVDKLTIEKDGKVYRRTPEVFDCWFESGSMPYASRHYPFENKELVERSFPADFIAEGLDQTRGWFYTLTVLSNALFQKPAFKNVIVNGIILAEDGSKMSKSKRNYPDPNDLIERTGADAIRLFMINSAALKAEDLRFSEEGVKGIVKQVMLPLWNAVAFFVSNHNADAAKGQLTWKPGQEVKSDNELDRWMLATLQDLAAKVEVEMKAYRLYNVVPAVIAAVDDLTNWYVRRSRRRFWKSENDGDKNAAYATMYKVLVDFSKILAPFLPLLAEEIYQILVREVDANAPVSVHLCEFPSADKSLMDEKLVERIAMVRGMVEMGRVIRATNNVKNRMPIASMTVVAHGTEEKNVAETMKDLILEELNVREMKFLEDETKLVKLSAKPNFLAIKAKGPDYAKNMKVISAKLNSLSVDEIKALQNGETIKFDFGEVGADCLMLNRIVADGMAVEANQHFTVALDLKITDELRRACVARELVNRIQNRRKDQNYAITDKIEVTLFSASDVFKQAVAENEAYIAGETQAVKIAWAAAADGLEANDADGEAFSFTTVRA, via the coding sequence ATGTTTCGTGAAGTAAAGAAAGAAGAGACCTTCCCGCAGATCGAAGAGCGCGTGCTCGGATTGTGGGACAAGGACGAAAGTTTCAAGAAGTCGCTTGACAGCCGTCCGGAAACCGAACCGTACACATTCTATGATGGCCCTCCGTTTGCAACGGGCCTTCCGCACTACGGTCACTTGCTTGCCGGTACCATCAAGGATATCGTTCCGCGTTACTGGACCATGAAGGGCAAGAAGGTTCCGCGTGGTTTCGGTTGGGACTGCCACGGACTTCCGATTGAATCTCTCGTGCAGAACGAACTCGGTCTCGCTGGCGTTGCCGAAATCCAGAAGCTCGGTGTCGACAAGTTCAATGAAACTTGCCGCGGCAAGGTGCTCAAGTACACGAGCGAATGGAAGAAGACCGTTCGCCGCATGGGCCGCTGGGTGGACTTCGACAAGGGCTACAAGACCATGGACAAGAACTTCATGGAATCTGTGTGGTGGGTGTTCAAGCAGTGCTTCGACAAGGGTCTCATCTACCAGGGCTACCGCATCCAGCCGTACAGCCCGGCTCTCGCTACTCCGCTTTCGAACTTCGAAACGAACCAAGGCTATAAGGACCGTCAGGACCCGTCTCTGACGCTCATCTTCCCGCTTAACACGGACGAAGCCAAGTTCAAGGACACGAGCATCCTCGTGTGGACGACTACCCCGTGGACGTTGTACTCCAACTTCTGCATCGTTGTGGGCCCGGACATGGACTACAACCTGGTGGAACAGGACGGAAAGAAGTACTGGATTGCCGCAAGCCGTACCGCCGCCTACTTCAAGAACCCGAACATCGTGGATACCTGCAAGGGGTCCGAACTCGTGGGCAAGGACTACGAACCGCTTTCCCGCATTTCCGATGCATTCGTGACGCCGGACCAGCTGTCCCGCCACTACAAGATTTACCCCGCCGACTACGTGAGTACCGAAGACGGTACCGGCGCCGTTCATACCGCTCCTTCCTTCGGTGAAGAAGACTTCCAGAAGGGTGCTGAACTCGACCTCGGCCTTTTTGACCCGCTCGATACCGAAGGCAAGTTCACGGACAAGGTCCCGATGTGGAAGGGCCTCGGTGCGAAGGAAGCCGACAAGGAAATTATCCGCTTCTTCAAGGAACAGGGCCGCGTGTTCAAGCAGGACGTGATTGTCCATAGCTACCCGCACTGCTGGCGTACCGGCGTTCCTCTGATTTACCGCGCCCTCAAGACGTGGTTCCTGAAGATTGACGCCCCTGTCACGAGCAAGGACGGCGTGACCAAGACTCTGAAGGAATGGATGGTCGAAAACAACCAGACCGTGAACTGGGTGCCGGACCACATCAAGAATGGACGCTTTGGCAAGTGGCTCGAAGGCGCCCGCGACTGGAACCTTTCCCGTAACCGCTTCTGGGGTACGCCGATTCCGGTGTGGCTCAGCGACGATGGCGACATGATTGCCGTGGGCTCTATCGAAGAATTGCAACAGCTCACCGGCGTGAAGCTCGACGACTTGCACAAGCACTTTGTGGACAAGCTCACGATTGAAAAGGACGGCAAGGTTTACCGCCGCACGCCGGAAGTTTTCGACTGCTGGTTTGAATCCGGTTCTATGCCGTATGCAAGCCGCCATTACCCGTTTGAAAATAAGGAACTCGTGGAACGCAGCTTCCCGGCAGACTTCATTGCCGAAGGCCTTGACCAGACCCGCGGTTGGTTCTACACGCTGACGGTGCTTTCGAACGCTTTGTTCCAGAAGCCGGCATTCAAGAACGTGATTGTGAACGGTATTATCTTGGCCGAAGACGGTTCCAAGATGAGTAAGTCCAAGCGCAACTACCCGGACCCCAACGACCTTATCGAACGCACGGGTGCCGACGCTATTCGCTTGTTCATGATCAACTCCGCTGCATTGAAGGCCGAAGACCTCCGCTTCAGTGAAGAAGGCGTGAAGGGCATCGTGAAGCAGGTGATGTTGCCGCTCTGGAACGCTGTTGCATTCTTTGTCTCGAACCACAATGCTGACGCCGCCAAGGGCCAGCTCACGTGGAAGCCGGGTCAGGAAGTGAAGAGCGACAATGAACTTGACCGCTGGATGCTTGCTACGCTGCAGGATCTCGCTGCCAAGGTCGAAGTGGAAATGAAGGCTTATCGCCTGTACAACGTGGTGCCCGCCGTGATTGCCGCAGTCGATGACCTTACGAACTGGTACGTGCGCCGTAGCCGTCGTCGTTTCTGGAAGTCCGAAAACGATGGCGACAAGAACGCCGCCTACGCAACCATGTACAAGGTGCTCGTAGACTTCTCCAAGATTCTCGCTCCGTTCCTCCCGCTCCTCGCCGAAGAAATCTACCAGATTCTCGTTCGCGAAGTCGATGCCAACGCTCCGGTGAGCGTGCACCTCTGCGAATTCCCCAGCGCCGACAAGTCCCTCATGGACGAAAAGCTCGTGGAACGCATCGCCATGGTGCGTGGCATGGTCGAAATGGGCCGTGTGATTCGTGCAACGAACAACGTAAAGAACCGTATGCCGATTGCTAGCATGACGGTGGTTGCTCACGGCACCGAAGAAAAGAATGTTGCTGAAACGATGAAGGACTTGATCCTCGAAGAACTCAACGTTCGCGAAATGAAGTTCCTCGAAGATGAGACGAAGCTCGTGAAACTCTCCGCTAAGCCGAACTTCCTTGCTATCAAGGCGAAGGGTCCGGATTACGCGAAGAACATGAAGGTGATTTCCGCTAAGCTGAATTCGTTGAGCGTCGATGAAATCAAGGCTCTGCAGAATGGTGAAACCATCAAGTTCGACTTTGGTGAAGTCGGTGCCGACTGCCTGATGCTCAACCGCATCGTGGCCGACGGTATGGCTGTGGAAGCCAACCAGCACTTCACCGTGGCTCTGGACTTGAAGATTACGGACGAACTCCGCCGCGCCTGCGTGGCCCGCGAACTCGTGAACCGCATCCAGAACCGCCGTAAGGACCAGAACTACGCCATCACCGACAAGATCGAAGTGACGCTGTTCTCTGCAAGTGACGTCTTCAAGCAGGCTGTTGCGGAGAACGAGGCTTACATCGCCGGAGAGACGCAAGCTGTGAAGATTGCTTGGGCTGCCGCTGCCGATGGCCTCGAAGCCAACGATGCCGACGGGGAAGCATTTAGCTTCACGACGGTCCGCGCTTAA
- a CDS encoding DNA alkylation repair protein, producing MSIINEIQKALFAKQDLKFKAFHSKLIPTTDAKTIIGVRTPDLRAIAKEYANHSDVEKFLTTLPHKYYDENQIHAFILSLIKDYDDCVSHIDAFLPYVDNWATCDQMRPKVFAKAANRKRLLKDVERWMSAPVTDVYTVRFGIETLMSFFLDDDFDPKFLKWVSKIRSGEYYLNMMVAWFFATALAKQYEATLPFIEKHVLDTWTHNKTIQKAIESYRITDEQKAYLKTLKL from the coding sequence ATGTCTATCATCAACGAAATTCAAAAAGCACTTTTCGCAAAACAGGATTTGAAGTTCAAGGCTTTCCATAGCAAGCTGATCCCGACGACGGATGCAAAGACGATTATCGGCGTGCGCACTCCCGACTTGCGCGCCATTGCGAAGGAATATGCTAACCACTCCGATGTGGAAAAATTCTTGACCACGCTCCCGCACAAGTATTACGACGAAAATCAAATCCATGCGTTTATTTTGTCTCTAATCAAGGATTATGATGATTGCGTGTCGCACATCGATGCGTTCTTGCCGTATGTGGATAACTGGGCAACTTGCGACCAGATGCGCCCGAAAGTTTTTGCAAAGGCCGCGAACCGCAAGCGACTTTTGAAAGATGTTGAACGTTGGATGAGTGCTCCCGTGACGGACGTTTACACTGTCCGCTTTGGTATCGAAACTTTGATGTCGTTCTTTTTAGACGATGACTTTGACCCGAAATTTTTGAAATGGGTTTCGAAAATCCGCAGTGGGGAATATTATCTCAACATGATGGTCGCGTGGTTCTTTGCGACTGCGCTTGCCAAGCAGTACGAGGCGACACTCCCGTTCATTGAAAAACATGTGCTCGATACATGGACGCATAACAAGACTATCCAGAAGGCGATTGAAAGCTATCGCATCACGGATGAGCAAAAAGCGTATCTGAAAACCTTAAAATTATAG
- a CDS encoding alpha/beta fold hydrolase encodes MIDYTVQTVKTDNFEMDYLKFGTGARTLVLLPGMSLKSTMGLASMVVDSYKIFADDFTVYMFDRKKNFGESYPMEQMAADTAEAMDALGIECACFIGISQGGMISQIIAEQYPQKVERLALGCSAARLNDMSRAVMTEWKRLAEARDIEALCSNFIDKVFSAETIRKYKKSLMRMNTNATEQDMARFCVLACACLEYDAFAGLEKLKCPTLVLGAELDQVLGVIASREIAEVLQKNGVPTELYVYENYGHAAYDEAPDYRARILEFLKG; translated from the coding sequence ATGATTGATTATACCGTACAGACCGTAAAAACTGACAATTTTGAAATGGACTACCTCAAGTTTGGCACAGGCGCGCGTACGCTCGTGTTGTTACCGGGGATGAGTCTCAAGAGTACGATGGGCCTTGCCTCGATGGTGGTGGATTCGTACAAGATATTCGCAGACGATTTTACGGTCTACATGTTCGATCGCAAAAAGAATTTCGGTGAATCGTATCCGATGGAACAGATGGCGGCTGATACTGCCGAAGCGATGGATGCTCTTGGCATTGAATGCGCCTGCTTCATTGGAATTTCTCAGGGTGGCATGATTTCGCAAATCATTGCTGAACAATACCCGCAGAAGGTTGAACGCTTGGCGCTTGGTTGTAGTGCTGCTCGCTTGAACGATATGTCTCGCGCGGTGATGACGGAATGGAAACGCCTCGCCGAAGCTCGCGATATCGAAGCCCTTTGCTCGAATTTTATAGATAAAGTTTTTTCTGCTGAAACAATCCGCAAGTACAAAAAGAGCCTGATGCGCATGAATACGAATGCGACCGAACAGGATATGGCTCGCTTCTGCGTACTTGCCTGCGCTTGCCTCGAATACGATGCTTTTGCAGGACTTGAAAAGCTCAAATGTCCGACGCTCGTTTTGGGTGCCGAACTCGACCAGGTCTTGGGCGTCATCGCTTCTCGCGAAATTGCCGAAGTGCTCCAGAAAAATGGTGTGCCGACGGAACTCTACGTTTACGAGAACTACGGCCACGCAGCTTATGACGAAGCTCCGGATTACCGTGCAAGGATTTTGGAATTCTTGAAGGGGTAG
- the rpsB gene encoding 30S ribosomal protein S2 codes for MANLPSVEDLLAAGSHFGHQTQRWNPKMKPYILAEKNGIYVLNLSKTRDLLEEAAKAAAKISESGKTVLFVGTKPTARQCVLDAAATCNQFSVTNRWLGGMLTNFQTVRKSIKKIDKIDTMEQDGTFQALSKKEVLDKTRERAKLLDVFGGIREMVNLPGLLVVTDLAHEKIAVAEARRLHIPIIGICDTNVDPTLVDYPIPANDDAVKSLKLIVDYIAANVKPRVAADKKESKEEVKKFDNGEDK; via the coding sequence ATGGCTAATTTGCCTTCCGTCGAAGATCTGCTTGCTGCAGGCTCCCACTTTGGTCACCAGACTCAGCGCTGGAATCCGAAAATGAAACCGTACATCTTGGCAGAAAAGAACGGCATCTACGTTCTCAACCTCTCCAAGACTCGTGACCTCCTCGAAGAAGCTGCTAAGGCTGCTGCCAAGATTTCTGAATCTGGCAAGACCGTGCTCTTCGTTGGCACGAAGCCGACTGCACGTCAGTGCGTGCTCGACGCTGCTGCTACCTGCAACCAGTTCTCCGTCACCAACCGTTGGTTGGGCGGTATGCTCACGAACTTCCAGACTGTCCGCAAGTCCATCAAGAAGATTGACAAGATCGACACCATGGAACAGGACGGCACCTTCCAGGCTCTCTCCAAGAAGGAAGTCCTCGACAAGACTCGTGAACGCGCCAAGCTCCTCGACGTGTTCGGTGGTATCCGTGAAATGGTGAACCTCCCGGGCCTTCTCGTCGTGACTGACCTCGCTCACGAAAAGATCGCTGTTGCAGAAGCTCGCCGTCTCCACATTCCTATCATCGGCATCTGCGACACGAACGTCGATCCGACCCTCGTGGACTACCCGATTCCGGCAAACGACGACGCTGTGAAGTCCCTCAAGCTCATTGTGGACTACATCGCTGCTAACGTCAAGCCGCGCGTCGCTGCTGACAAGAAGGAATCCAAGGAAGAAGTGAAGAAGTTCGACAACGGCGAGGACAAGTAA
- the tsf gene encoding translation elongation factor Ts produces MQITASLVNELRQKTGVGMMQCKKALVETDGDMDKAVELLRKHGAAVAAKRADKAAKEGRVYLIETADKAAAFELTCETEPVSNNDDFVALAAMATKAVETQDIASVEDLKNAVVDGVKINDRLQDVLVKIQENIDFRKFAEIKKVPNSVFGVYSHMKGKIGVITELAFEGSADEAALKQAAKDIAMQAAAFAPVALNDAAVPAETIEKEKEIAKAQIEASGKQTKPEFMQRQIDGRVAKVLKEIVLEDQEFFMSEKNPKKLSVKDYLQEVVAKQLGLTSLKVVNFIRFERGN; encoded by the coding sequence ATGCAGATTACCGCTTCCCTCGTTAACGAACTCCGCCAGAAGACTGGCGTCGGCATGATGCAGTGCAAGAAGGCACTCGTCGAAACTGACGGTGACATGGACAAGGCCGTTGAACTCCTCCGCAAGCACGGTGCTGCTGTCGCTGCAAAGCGCGCAGACAAGGCTGCTAAGGAAGGCCGCGTTTACCTTATCGAAACTGCTGACAAGGCTGCCGCTTTCGAACTCACCTGCGAAACTGAACCGGTTTCCAACAACGACGACTTCGTTGCCCTCGCTGCTATGGCCACCAAGGCTGTTGAAACGCAGGATATCGCTTCCGTCGAAGATCTCAAGAACGCTGTCGTCGATGGCGTCAAGATCAATGACCGCCTCCAGGACGTCCTCGTGAAGATTCAGGAAAACATTGACTTCCGCAAGTTCGCAGAAATCAAGAAGGTCCCGAACTCCGTGTTTGGCGTTTACAGCCACATGAAGGGCAAGATCGGTGTTATCACTGAACTCGCTTTCGAAGGCTCTGCTGACGAAGCTGCTCTCAAGCAGGCTGCTAAGGACATCGCTATGCAGGCCGCTGCATTCGCTCCGGTTGCATTGAACGATGCTGCAGTTCCGGCTGAAACGATCGAAAAGGAAAAGGAAATTGCCAAGGCTCAGATCGAAGCTTCTGGCAAGCAGACCAAGCCTGAATTCATGCAGCGCCAGATTGATGGCCGCGTGGCTAAGGTCCTTAAGGAAATCGTTCTCGAAGACCAGGAATTCTTCATGTCTGAAAAGAACCCGAAGAAGCTCTCTGTCAAGGACTACCTCCAGGAAGTCGTTGCAAAGCAGCTCGGCCTTACCAGCTTGAAGGTCGTGAACTTCATCCGCTTCGAACGCGGTAACTAA
- a CDS encoding DUF4230 domain-containing protein produces MKPALKIIAILLIICVTSVTTALVMKKLYSDTKRTSITSEFVEQQISEISELATLHHHYRKNANYQDAKKLLEYMPDWRINKSIKEFSLVYQGDVKLGYNLKDIKILVEPNTQSIFIYLPEPRILSHSIDFESIQILWEKQGWFNNIRFEDFKQFFISEQKKYEQENSAELKRRAREHAMKLIQLRLGTTIESGYKVNLEQRDHVQEIPISE; encoded by the coding sequence ATGAAACCCGCTCTGAAAATAATTGCAATTTTGCTCATCATTTGCGTTACAAGTGTAACGACTGCGCTTGTCATGAAAAAGCTGTACTCCGACACAAAACGGACGAGCATCACAAGCGAGTTTGTGGAGCAGCAAATTAGCGAGATTTCGGAGCTTGCGACCCTCCACCACCACTACCGCAAAAACGCAAACTACCAAGACGCGAAAAAACTCCTCGAATACATGCCCGACTGGAGAATCAACAAATCCATCAAGGAATTTTCGCTTGTTTATCAGGGCGATGTCAAGCTGGGTTACAATTTGAAGGACATCAAGATTCTTGTCGAGCCGAACACGCAAAGCATTTTTATTTATCTGCCGGAGCCCAGAATTCTAAGCCACAGCATCGATTTCGAGAGCATCCAGATTCTTTGGGAAAAGCAAGGCTGGTTCAACAATATCCGCTTCGAAGACTTCAAGCAGTTCTTTATTTCTGAACAAAAGAAATACGAACAGGAGAACAGCGCCGAACTCAAGCGCAGAGCCCGCGAACACGCGATGAAGTTAATCCAGTTGCGGCTCGGGACAACCATCGAAAGCGGCTACAAGGTCAATCTGGAACAGCGCGACCACGTGCAAGAAATCCCGATTTCAGAATAA